The following proteins are encoded in a genomic region of Ptychodera flava strain L36383 chromosome 23 unlocalized genomic scaffold, AS_Pfla_20210202 Scaffold_24__1_contigs__length_23054250_pilon, whole genome shotgun sequence:
- the LOC139124719 gene encoding uncharacterized protein — protein sequence MSPNREDVAPCGTSNKGMLNTSVQQKANAACNDIATSPMEEERLRKSGQLPNTTMMSKSTHQANFTALRTVPVILKNGNRRITVNALLDDASTKTYVNADIAAELCIKGEPQRVNVNVLNGQIETFETMPVEIGLESVNGRVDMKVTAFTTDKVTGNMQVVDWSKYAGRWSHLDGISVPKRGSKPIIDILIGMDYADLHYSYRDIRGRPGEPIARLTPLGWTCIGNTVCSNADKMQHQTNFAHTYFVKHSSELAEINNTLRQFWEIEDIPDILEIPVLSRDDQIALHKVQNSLTFVDGRYQVATPWREDVPELPNNYDMAKQRLLNTEKKLLKNEDIGKAYVENIRQYVNKGYVHKIPEAEANQSKWYLPHFAVVRPDRTTTKTRIVYDASAKYEDIALNDIIHQGPKLQHASQEAYCAVTYARYAYDDGSVHSQIVAAKTRVAPLKATSIPRLELMGAILGLRLATAASRALETKLKQSTFWSDSMDVVWWVRGRSRLFKPFGANRIGEIQNSTSPDQWRHVPTKDNPADIATRGVQASNLVDNKMWWNGPDFLCKEEVYWPKNTIKVSEKSTTETRRGIQHTSKVHLQNDCTPESQSYMNIAEKDANWRLDPIHFSCWKRLNGSLHGFIGFWKTVSQIKEAQENCCLKSWKMQKLE from the exons ATGAGTCCAAATAGGGAAGATGTTGCACCCTGTGGCACTTCTAACAAGGGTATGCTGAACACTTCTGTCCAACAAAAGGCTAATGCTGCATGTAATGATATAGCTACATCCCCCATGGAGGAGGAGCGTCTACGCAAATCAGGTCAGTTGCCTAAtacaacaatgatgtcaaagtcGACCCATCAAGCCAATTTCACTGCACTTCGTACTGTTCCAGTTATCCTGAAGAATGGGAATCGCAGAATTACCGTGAATGCACTTTTGGATGACGCTAGTACAAAGACCTATGTCAATGCTGACATTGCTGCTGAACTTTGTATTAAAGGTGAGCCACAACGAGTGAATGTGAATGTCTTAAATGGACAAATTGAGACTTTTGAGACAATGCCAGTGGAAATCGGACTAGAAAGTGTAAATGGTAGAGTTGATATGAAAGTCACAGCCTTCACTACAGATAAAGTGACGGGCAACATGCAAGTAGTGGACTGGAGTAAGTATGCTGGAAGATGGTCACATCTAGATGGTATCAGCGTTCCAAAACGTGGTTCCAAACCAATTATTGATATTCTCATTGGTATGGACTATGCCGATCTTCACTATTCATACAGAGACATCAGAGGACGTCCTGGTGAACCAATAGCAAGACTGACTCCTCTTGGTTGGACATGTATTGGCAACACTGTTTGCAGTAATGCAGATAAGATGCAGCACCAGACAAATTTCGCTCATACGTATTTTGTGAAGCACTCGTCAGAACTCGCAGAGATCAACAACACCCTAAGGCAGTTTTGGGAGATTGAGGATATTCCAGATATATTAGAAATTCCAGTTCTGAGCAGAGATGACCAAATTGCGTTACACAAGGTCCAAAATTCACTCACGTTTGTAGATGGAAGATACCAGGTAGCTACTCCTTGGAGGGAAGACGTCCCTGAACTACCAAACAACTATGATATGGCTAAACAACGACTTTTGAATACAGAAAAGAAGTTGTTAAAGAACGAGGACATTGGCAAAGCGTACGTTGAAAATATCAGACAATATGTGAACAAAGGATATGTTCACAAGATACCAGAAGCTGAAGCAAACCAAAGCAAATGGTATCTCCCGCACTTCGCAGTAGTACGCCCTGATAGAACTACAACAAAAACTCGCATTGTGTACGATGCTTCAGCCAAGTATGAAGACATAGCTCTGAATGATATTATACACCAAGGTCCTAAATTGCAGC ATGCATCTCAAGAGGCTTACTGTGCAGTGACCTATGCAAGATATGCTTACGATGATGGTTCGGTACACAGCCAAATTGTAGCTGCAAAAACAAGAGTAGCACCCTTAAAAGCTACAAGTATTCCTCGCCTGGAATTGATGGGAGCAATTTTGGGCTTGCGGCTGGCCACAGCCGCTTCAAGAGCTTTAGAGACCAAACTTAAGCAGTCAACCTTTTGGTCAGACAGCATGGATGTTGTTTGGTGGGTGAGAGGACGTAGTAGACTTTTTAAGCCATTTGGTGCAAATCGTATTGGTGAAATACAGAATTCTACAAGTCCTGATCAGTGGCGGCATGTCCCGACAAAAGACAATCCAGCTGACATTGCAACAAGAGGTGTACAGGCATCGAACTTGGTTGACAACAAAATGTGGTGGAATGGTCCAGACTTTCTATGCAAAGAAGAAGTATACTGGCCTAAAAACACCATCAAAGTATCAGAGAAATCGACCACAGAAACGAGAAGAGGTATCCAACATACAAGCAAAGTACATCTACAGAATGATTGCACTCCAGAGAGTCAATCATACATGAACATAGCTGAGAAAGATGCTAATTGGCGACTCGATCCAATACACTTCTCCTGTTGGAAAAGACTTAACGGATCACTGCAT